The following are encoded together in the Bacteroidales bacterium genome:
- a CDS encoding RNA pseudouridine synthase — MEVLYEDNHLIAVNKSEPIPVQQDPSGDEPLEEKVKKYIAERYKKKGNVFLGIVHRIDRPVTGVVLFARTSKALERMNKLFAGREVTKLYWAIVKNAPPADEGVLEHYIVRNSKQNKSYAHDHAVPGSKLARLRYKVLARSDRYYLVEIDLETGRHHQIRCQLAKIGCPVKGDLKYGAERSNPDGGISLHARSLSFVHPVADTRVEIVAPPPADPLWDFFVKTLK; from the coding sequence GTGGAAGTACTATACGAAGACAATCATCTGATTGCTGTCAACAAATCGGAACCTATACCTGTGCAGCAGGATCCTTCGGGAGACGAACCCCTGGAGGAGAAGGTGAAAAAATACATTGCCGAACGGTACAAGAAAAAAGGAAATGTTTTCCTTGGAATTGTCCACCGGATTGACAGGCCGGTGACCGGGGTTGTGCTTTTTGCCCGCACCAGCAAGGCACTTGAACGGATGAACAAACTGTTTGCCGGCCGCGAGGTAACGAAGTTGTACTGGGCTATCGTTAAAAATGCCCCGCCTGCCGATGAGGGGGTACTGGAACATTATATTGTACGGAACAGCAAGCAGAACAAGTCGTATGCCCATGACCATGCCGTACCGGGCTCAAAGCTTGCCCGCCTCCGCTATAAAGTCCTGGCCAGGTCAGACCGGTATTACCTTGTTGAGATTGACCTCGAAACCGGCAGGCATCACCAGATACGCTGTCAGCTTGCGAAAATCGGCTGTCCGGTAAAAGGAGATCTGAAATACGGAGCCGAACGCTCCAATCCTGACGGAGGAATCAGCCTTCATGCCCGTTCCCTTTCATTTGTCCACCCGGTTGCAGATACCCGCGTGGAGATTGTTGCCCCTCCTCCGGCTGACCCGCTGTGGGATTTCTTTGTAAAGACCCTGAAGTAA
- the panB gene encoding 3-methyl-2-oxobutanoate hydroxymethyltransferase produces MAVFDTVRKVTTHVLYEMKVRGEKIAMLTAYDYTFAKILDRAGVDIILVGDSASNVMAGHMTTLPITLDQMIYHAASVVRGVQRALVIVDLPFGTYQGNSLEALQSSIRIMKETGAGGVKLEGGSEVKESVMRILSAGIPVMGHLGLTPQSIHKFGTYTVRAREKAEAEKLINDALLLEELGCFAIVLEKIPAVLAAEVASKVKIPIIGIGAGPKVDGQVLVLHDMLGLTTEFSPRFLRRYHNLYDEITGAVRAYISDVRSLDFPNEKEQY; encoded by the coding sequence ATGGCTGTTTTTGATACAGTAAGGAAAGTTACAACCCATGTTTTGTACGAGATGAAGGTGCGGGGGGAAAAGATAGCTATGCTGACGGCGTATGATTACACCTTTGCCAAAATCCTCGACAGGGCAGGGGTTGACATCATCCTTGTGGGGGATTCTGCCTCCAACGTAATGGCAGGGCATATGACCACGCTTCCCATTACACTTGACCAGATGATTTACCATGCTGCGTCGGTGGTAAGAGGGGTACAGCGTGCCCTTGTGATTGTGGATCTGCCTTTTGGTACCTATCAGGGAAACTCTCTGGAAGCCCTGCAATCATCCATCCGGATCATGAAAGAGACGGGAGCTGGAGGGGTAAAGCTGGAAGGAGGAAGCGAGGTGAAGGAATCGGTGATGCGCATTCTTTCGGCCGGCATACCGGTAATGGGCCATCTGGGCCTCACCCCCCAGTCAATTCACAAGTTCGGAACCTACACGGTTCGTGCCCGTGAAAAAGCAGAAGCGGAGAAACTGATTAACGATGCCCTTTTGCTCGAAGAGCTGGGTTGCTTTGCTATTGTACTGGAAAAAATTCCTGCTGTTCTGGCCGCCGAAGTGGCTTCGAAGGTGAAAATTCCCATTATCGGCATCGGAGCCGGGCCGAAAGTGGACGGACAGGTGCTGGTGCTTCATGATATGCTGGGGCTTACCACAGAATTCTCACCAAGGTTCCTGCGTCGTTACCATAATTTGTATGATGAAATTACCGGCGCAGTGAGAGCTTATATCAGCGATGTGCGGAGCCTTGATTTTCCCAACGAAAAGGAACAATACTGA
- the dnaK gene encoding molecular chaperone DnaK, which yields MGKIIGIDLGTTNSCVAVMEGNEPVVIPNNEGKRTTPSVVAFLENGERKVGDPAKRQAITNAKNTVFSIKRFMGETYDQVTKEIQRVPFEVVRGENNTPRVKIMGRMYSPQEISAMILQKMKKTAEDYLGHEVTEAVITVPAYFSDSQRQATKEAGEIAGLNVRRIINEPTAAALAYGLDKKNRDMKIAVYDLGGGTFDISILELGDGVFEVKSTNGDTHLGGDDFDQTIIDWLAEEFMKEEGVDLRKDPMALQRLKEAAEKAKIELSSTTSTEINLPYIMPVNGVPKHLVKTLTRAQFEKLNDKLFQSTIEPCRKALADAGLKPSDIDEVILVGGSTRIPAIQKLVENFFGRVPSKGVNPDEVVAIGAAIQGGVLTGEVKDVLLLDVTPLSLGIETMGGVFTKLIEANTTIPTKKTEVFTTASDNQPSVEIHVLQGERPLASQNKTIGRFHLDGIPPAPRGIPQIEVTFDIDANGILNVTAKDKATGKQQSIRIEASSGLTDAEIERMKNEAKANEEADRKARERIDKLNAADSLIFQTEKQLREFGDKLPADKKGNIEKALNALKDAHKNQDLDAIDRATAELNTYWQAASEEMYRAASGGAQTGQQQAYTGGAQSGTGKSQDGEVTDVDFEEVK from the coding sequence ATGGGCAAAATTATAGGAATCGATTTAGGGACCACCAACTCGTGCGTGGCCGTTATGGAAGGAAATGAACCGGTGGTTATTCCCAACAACGAAGGGAAGCGGACCACACCGTCGGTTGTTGCCTTCCTGGAAAACGGAGAGCGGAAAGTTGGCGATCCGGCCAAGAGGCAGGCTATTACCAATGCCAAGAATACGGTATTCTCCATAAAGCGATTTATGGGGGAAACATACGATCAGGTTACCAAGGAAATTCAGAGGGTGCCGTTTGAAGTGGTGCGTGGCGAAAACAACACGCCGCGGGTTAAGATCATGGGCAGGATGTATTCACCCCAGGAAATTTCAGCCATGATTCTTCAGAAAATGAAGAAAACGGCGGAAGATTACCTGGGCCATGAAGTGACGGAAGCTGTCATCACGGTACCTGCCTACTTCAGCGACTCGCAGCGCCAGGCAACCAAGGAAGCCGGTGAAATTGCCGGACTGAACGTACGGCGTATTATCAACGAGCCTACGGCAGCCGCTCTGGCATACGGCCTTGACAAGAAAAACAGGGACATGAAGATTGCCGTCTATGACCTGGGCGGAGGAACCTTCGATATTTCCATTCTCGAACTGGGTGATGGCGTTTTCGAAGTGAAATCCACCAATGGTGATACCCACCTTGGAGGCGATGACTTCGACCAGACAATCATCGACTGGCTTGCCGAAGAATTTATGAAGGAAGAAGGTGTGGACCTGCGGAAAGATCCGATGGCATTACAGCGTCTGAAAGAAGCGGCTGAAAAGGCCAAGATTGAGCTTTCGAGCACTACGTCCACCGAAATCAACCTTCCTTATATCATGCCGGTAAACGGTGTTCCGAAGCACCTGGTAAAAACACTTACCCGGGCGCAGTTCGAAAAACTGAACGACAAACTTTTCCAGTCAACTATTGAACCCTGCAGAAAAGCCCTGGCCGATGCCGGACTGAAGCCTTCTGACATTGACGAAGTGATTCTGGTGGGAGGTTCAACCCGTATTCCTGCCATCCAGAAACTGGTGGAAAATTTCTTCGGGCGCGTTCCCAGCAAGGGCGTCAACCCCGATGAGGTTGTGGCCATAGGAGCTGCCATCCAGGGTGGTGTGCTTACCGGTGAAGTGAAGGACGTGCTGCTGCTCGACGTTACCCCTCTCAGCCTGGGTATTGAAACTATGGGAGGCGTGTTTACGAAGCTGATCGAAGCTAACACCACCATTCCTACCAAGAAAACGGAGGTGTTTACAACCGCTTCAGACAACCAGCCGTCGGTCGAAATTCATGTATTGCAGGGAGAACGTCCGCTGGCCTCTCAGAACAAGACCATTGGCCGTTTCCACCTCGACGGTATCCCACCGGCACCGCGTGGCATTCCGCAAATCGAAGTTACCTTCGACATTGACGCCAACGGTATACTGAATGTGACCGCCAAGGACAAGGCCACCGGCAAGCAACAGAGCATCCGTATCGAGGCTTCATCGGGTCTTACCGACGCCGAAATTGAACGGATGAAAAATGAAGCCAAGGCTAACGAAGAAGCTGACCGCAAGGCCCGTGAACGGATTGACAAGCTCAATGCGGCCGACAGTCTGATCTTCCAGACCGAAAAACAGCTCAGGGAGTTTGGCGACAAGTTGCCTGCCGACAAGAAAGGCAATATCGAAAAGGCCCTGAATGCGCTGAAAGATGCTCATAAGAACCAGGATCTTGATGCGATTGACAGGGCAACTGCCGAACTGAATACGTACTGGCAGGCAGCTTCGGAAGAAATGTACCGGGCCGCTTCCGGCGGAGCTCAGACCGGCCAGCAACAGGCCTATACAGGCGGTGCTCAGTCGGGAACCGGCAAATCACAGGACGGCGAAGTAACCGACGTAGACTTCGAGGAAGTAAAATAA